In Phocoena phocoena chromosome 3, mPhoPho1.1, whole genome shotgun sequence, a single window of DNA contains:
- the APC gene encoding adenomatous polyposis coli protein isoform X5, whose product MAAASYDQLLKQVEALKMENSNLRQELEDNSNHLTKLETEASNMKEVLKQLQGSIEDEAMASSGQIDLLERLKELNLDSSNFPGVKLRSKMSLRSYGSREGSVSSRSGECSPVPMGSFPRRGFVNGSRENTGYLEELEKERSLLLADLDKEEKEKDWYYAQLQNLTKRIDSLPLTENFSLQTDMTRRQLEYEARQIRVAMEEQLGTCQDMEKRAQRSSQSKHEAGSHEAERQNESQGVAEINMATSGSGQGSTARIDHETASVLSSSSTHSAPRRLTSHLGTKVEMVYSLLSMLGTHDKDDMSRTLLAMSSSQDSCISMRQSGCLPLLIQLLHGNDKDSVLLGNSRGSKEARARASAALHNIIHSQPDDKRGRREIRVLHLLEQIRAYCETCWEWQEAHEQGMDQDKNPMPAPVEHQICPAVCVLMKLSFDEEHRHAMNELGRKATRGISSQELGQGLSGGLQAIAELLQVDCEMYGLTNDHYSITLRRYAGMALTNLTFGDVANKATLCSMKGCMRALVAQLKSESEDLQQVIASVLRNLSWRADVNSKKTLREVGSVKALMECALEVKKESTLKSVLSALWNLSAHCTENKADICAVDGALAFLVGTLTYRSQTNTLAIIESGGGILRNVSSLIATNEDHRQILRENNCLQTLLQHLKSHSLTIVSNACGTLWNLSARNPKDQEALWDMGAVSMLKNLIHSKHKMIAMGSAAALRNLMANRPAKYKDANIMSPGSSLPSLHVRKQKALEAELDAQHLSETFDNIDNLSPKASHRSKQRHKQNLYGDYVFDTNRHDDNRSDNFNTGNMTVLSPYLNTTVLPSSSSSRGSLDSSRSEKDRSLERERGISLVNYHPATENPGTSSKRGLQISTTAAQIAKVMEEVSAIHTSQEDRSSGSTPELHCGTDERNALRRSSTAHTHANSYNFTKSENSNRTCPVPYAKVEYKRSSNDSLNSVSSSDGYGKRGQMKPSVESYSEDEESKFCSYGQYPADLAHKIHSANHMDDNDGELDTPINYSLKYSDEQLNSGRQSPSQNERWARPKHIIEDEIKQNEERQSRSQSTTYPVYPESTDDKHLKFQPHFGQQECVSPYRSRAANGSETNRVGSNHGINQNVNQSLCQEDDYEDDKPTNYSERYSEEEQHEEEERPTNYSMKYNEEKHHVDQPIDYSLKYTTDIPSSQKPAFSFSKNSSGQSTKTEHISSSSENTATPSSNAKRQNQLHHSSAQSRSGQTQKATSSSCKVPSINQETIQTYCVEDTPICFSRCSSLSSLSSAEDEIGCDQTTQEADSANTLQIAEIKESSGTRSTEDSVSEVPTVSQHIRTKSSRLQASGLSSESTRHKAVEFSSGAKSPSKSGAQTPKSPPEHYVQETPLMFSRCTSVSSLDSFESRSIASSVQSEPCSGMVSGIISPSDLPDSPGQTMPPSRSKTPPPPPPQSAQTKQEVPKNKAPSAEKREGGPKQAAVNAAVQRVQVLPDADALLHFATESTPDGFSCSSSLSALSLDEPFIQKDVELRIMPPVQENDNGNETENEQPEESNESQGKEAEKPTDSEKDLLEDSDDDDIEILEECIISAMPTKSSRKAKKPAQTSSKLPPPVARKPSQLPVYKLLPSQNRLQAQKHVSFTPGDDMPRVYCVEGTPINFSTATSLSDLTIESPPNELAAGEGVRAGTQSGEFEKRDTIPTEGRSTDEAQTGKASSVTIPELDDNKTEEGDILAECINSAMPKGKSHKPFRVKKIMDQVQQASMSSSGTNKNQLDGKKKKPTSPVKPIPQNTEYRTRVRKNTDSKNNLNAERNFSDNKDSKKQNLKNNSKDFNDKVPNNEDRVRGSFTFDSPHHYTPIEGTPYCFSRNDSLSSLDFDDDDVDLSREKAELRKGKESKESEAKITSHTELTSNQQSANKTQAVPKHPINRGQPKPVLQKQSTFPQPSKDIPDRGAATDEKLQNFAIENTPVCFSRNSSLSSLSDIDQENNNSKENEPIKETEPPDSQGEPSKPQASGYAPKSFHVEDTPVCFSRNSSLSSLSIDSEDDLLQECISSAMPKKKKPSRLKADNEKHSPRNTGGILAEDLTLDLKDIQRPDSEHGLSPDSENFDWKAIQEGANSIVSSLHQAAAAACLSRQASSDSDSILSLKSGISLGSPFHLTPDQEEKPFASNKGPRILKPGEKSTLEAKKLESENKGIKGGKKVYKSLITGKLRSNSEVSSQMKQALQTNMPSISRGRTMIHIPGVRNSSSSTSPVSKKGPPLKTPASKSPSEGQAATTSPRGAKPSVKSELSPVTRQASQTPGSNKGPSRSGSRDSTPSRPAQQPLSRPMQSPGRNSISPGRNGISPPNKLSQLPRTSSPSTASTKSSGSGKMSYTSPGRQMSQQNLTKQTGLSKNVSSIPRSESASKGLSQMSTSNGSNKKVELSRMSSTKSSGSESDRSERPVLVRQSTFIKEAPSPTLRRKLEESASFESLSPSSRPDSPSRSQAQTPILSPSLPDMSLSTHSSVQAGGWRKLPPNLSPTIEYNDGRPVKRHDIARSHSESPSRLPINRSGTWKREHSKHSSSLPRVSTWRRTGSSSSILSASSESSEKAKSEDEKHVNSTSGTKQTKENQVATKGTWRKMKESEISPTSSTSQTTSSGAANGAESKTLIYQMAPAVSKTEDVWVRIEDCPINNPRSGRSPTGNTPPVIDTVSEKGNPNTKDSKDNQGKQNVSNGSAPVRTMGLENRLNSFIQVDAPDQKGTEGKPGQSHPVPASETNESSVAERTPFSSSSSSKHSSPSGTVAARVSPFNYNPSPRKSSADSTSARPSQIPTPVNNNTKKRDSKSDNTESSGTQSPKRHSGSYLVTSV is encoded by the exons GGTTCAACTGCACGAATAGATCACGAAACAGCCAGTGTTTTGAGTTCTAGCAGCACACATTCTGCTCCTCGAAGGCTGACAAGTCATCTGGGAACCAAG GTGGAAATGGTGTATTCATTGTTGTCAATGCTTGGTACTCATGATAAGGATGATATGTCGCGAACTTTGCTAGCTATGTCTAGCTCCCAAGACAGCTGTATATCCATGCGACAGTCTGGATGTCTTCCTCTCCTCATCCAGCTTTTACATGGCAATGACAAAGACTCTGTGTTGTTGGGAAATTCCCGGGGCAGTAAAGAGGCTCGGGCCAGGGCCAGTGCAGCACTCCACAACATCATTCACTCACAGCCTGATGACAAGAGAGGCAGGCGTGAAATCCGAGTCCTTCATCTTTTGGAACAGATACGAGCTTACTGTGAAACCTGTTGGGAGTGGCAGGAAGCCCATGAACAAGGCATGGACCAGGACAAAAATCCAA TGCCAGCTCCTGTTGAACATCAGATCTGTCCTGCTGTGTGTGTTCTAATGAAACTTTCGTTTGATGAGGAGCATAGACACGCGATGAATGAACTTG gTAGGAAGGCTACCCGGGGCATTTCATCACAGGAGCTAGGGCAGGGGCTTTCAG GGGGACTGCAGGCCATTGCAGAATTATTGCAAGTGGACTGTGAAATGTATGGACTTACTAATGACCACTACAGTATTACCTTAAGACGATATGCAGGAATGGCTTTGACAAACTTGACTTTCGGAGATGTAGCCAACAAG GCTACACTATGCTCTATGAAAGGCTGCATGAGAGCACTTGTGGCCCAACTAAAATCTGAAAGTGAGGACTTACAGCAG GTTATTGCAAGTGTTTTGAGGAATCTGTCTTGGAGAGCAGATGTAAATAGTAAAAAGACTTTGCGTGAAGTTGGAAGTGTGAAAGCATTGATGGAATGTGCTTTGGAAGTGAAAAAG GAATCAACCCTCAAAAGCGTATTGAGTGCCTTATGGAATTTGTCAGCACACTGCACTGAGAATAAAGCTGATATATGTGCCGTAGATGGTGCGCTTGCATTTTTGGTTGGCACTCTCACTTACCGGAGCCAGACAAATACTTTAGCTATTATTGAAAGTGGAGGTGGGATATTACGGAATGTGTCCAGCTTGATAGCTACGAATGAGGACCACAG gcAAATCCTAAGAGAGAATAATTGCTTACAAACCTTATTACAACACTTGAAATCTCACAGTTTGACAATAGTCAGTAATGCATGTGGAACCTTGTGGAATCTCTCAgcaagaaatcctaaagatcaggAAGCATTATGGGACATGGGAGCAGTCAGCATGCTCAAGAACCTCATTCATTCAAAGCACAAGATGATTGCTATGGGAAGTGCTGCAGCTTTAAGGAATCTCATGGCAAATAGACCTGCAAAGTATAAGGATGCCAATATCATGTCTCCTGGTTCAAGCTTGCCTTCTCTTCATGTCAGGAAACAAAAAGCCCTAGAAGCAGAATTAGATGCTCAGCATTTATCAGAAACTTTTGACAATATTGACAATTTAAGTCCCAAGGCATCTCATCGTAGTAAGCAGAGACACAAGCAAAATCTCTATGGTGACTATGTTTTTGACACCAATCGACATGATGATAATAGGTCAGACAATTTTAATACTGGAAACATGACTGTCTTGTCACCATATTTAAATACTACAGTGTTGCCCAGCTCCTCTTCATCAAGGGGAAGTTTAGATAGTTCTCGTTCTGAGAAAGATAGAAGTTTGGAGAGAGAACGAGGTATTAGCCTAGTCAACTACCACCCAGCAACAGAAAATCCAGGAACCTCTTCGAAGCGAGGTTTGCAGATTTCTACCACTGCAGCCCAGATTGCCAAAGTCATGGAAGAAGTATCAGCCATTCATACCTCCCAGGAAGACAGAAGTTCTGGGTCTACCCCAGAACTACATTGTGGAACAGATGAGAGGAATGCACTAAGAAGAAGCTCTACCGCCCACACACATGCAAACTCTTACAACTTCACCAAGTCAGAAAACTCAAACAGGACATGTCCAGTGCCATATGCCAAAGTAGAATACAAGAGATCTTCAAATGATAGTTTAAATAGTGTCAGCAGTAGTGATGGTTATGGTAAAAGAGGTCAAATGAAACCTTCAGTTGAATCCTATTCTGAAGATGAGGAAAGTAAATTTTGCAGCTATGGTCAGTATCCAGCTGACCTAGCCCATAAAATACATAGTGCAAATCATATGGATGATAATGATGGAGAACTAGATACACCAATAAATTATAGTCTTAAATATTCTGATGAACAGTTGAACTCCGGAAGGCAAAGTCCTTCACAGAATGAAAGGTGGGCAAGACCCAAACATATAatagaagatgaaataaaacaaaatgaggaaaGACAATCAAGGAGTCAAAGCACAACTTATCCTGTATATCCTGAGAGCACTGATGATAAACACCTCAAGTTCCAACCACATTTTGGACAGCAAGAATGTGTTTCCCCATATAGGTCAAGAGCAGCCAATGGTTCAGAAACAAATCGAGTAGGTTCTAATCATGGAATTAATCAAAATGTAAATCAGTCTTTGTGTCAGGAAGATGACTATGAAGATGATAAGCCAACCAACTATAGTGAACGTTACTCTGAGGAAGAGCAacatgaggaagaagagagaccaACCAATTATAGCATgaaatataatgaagaaaaacatcATGTGGATCAGCCTATTgattatagtttaaaatatacCACAGACATTCCTTCTTCACAGAAACCAGCATTTTCATTCTCAAAGAATTCATCTGGACAGAGCACTAAAACTGAACACATCTCTTCAAGCAGTGAGAATACAGCCACACCTTCATCTAATGCCAAGAGGCAGAATCAACTCCATCACAGTTCAGCACAGAGCAGGAGTGGTCAGACCCAAAAAGCCACCTCTTCCTCTTGCAAAGTTCCCTCTATCAACCAAGAAACAATACAGACTTACTGTGTAGAAGATACCCCAATATGTTTTTCAAGGTGTAGTTCATTATCATCTTTGTCATCAGCTGAAGATGAAATAGGGTGTGATCAGACAACACAAGAAGCAGATTCTGCTAATACCCTACaaatagcagaaataaaagaaagcagtGGAACTAGATCAACGGAAGATTCTGTGAGTGAAGTTCCAACAGTGTCACAGCACATTAGAACCAAATCCAGCAGACTCCAGGCTTCTGGTTTATCTTCAGAATCAACCAGGCACAAAGCTGTTGAATTTTCTTCAGGGGCCAAATCTCCATCAAAGAGTGGTGCTCAGACACCTAAAAGTCCACCAGAGCACTACGTTCAGGAGACTCCACTCATGTTTAGCAGGTGTACTTCTGTCAGTTCACTTGATAGTTTTGAGAGTCGTTCAATTGCCAGCTCCGTTCAGAGTGAACCCTGCAGTGGAATGGTGAGTGGCATTATAAGCCCCAGTGACCTTCCAGATAGCCCTGGACAAACCATGCCGCCAAGCAGAAGTaaaacccctcctccccctcctcctcagtCCGCTCAGACTAAGCAAGAAGTACCTAAAAATAAAGCACCTAGTGCTGAGAAGAGAGAAGGTGGCCCTAAGCAAGCTGCTGTAAATGCTGCAGTACAGAGGGTCCAGGTTCTTCCAGATGCTGATGCTTTGTTACATTTTGCCACAGAAAGTACTCCTGATGGATTTTCTTGTTCATCTAGCCTGAGTGCTCTGAGCCTCGATGAGCCATTTATTCAGAAAGATGTGGAATTAAGAATAATGCCTCCGGTTCAGGAAAATGACAATgggaatgaaacagaaaatgagCAGCCTGAAGAATCAAATGAAAGCcagggaaaagaggcagaaaaacccACTGATTCTGAAAAAGATCTGTTAGAAGATTCAGATGATGATGATATTGAAATACTAGAAGAGTGTATTATTTCTGCCATGCCAACAAAATCTTCACGCAAAGCCAAAAAGCCAGCCCAGACGTCTTCCAAATTACCTCCACCTGTGGCAAGGAAACCAAGTCAACTGCCTGTGTACAAACTTCTGCCATCACAAAACAGATTACAGGCACAAAAGCATGTTAGTTTTACACCAGGAGATGATATGCCTCGGGTGTATTGTGTAGAAGGGACACCTATAAACTTTTCCACAGCTACATCTCTAAGTGATCTAACGATAGAATCCCCTCCAAATGAGTTAGCTGCTGGAGAAGGTGTTAGAGCAGGAACACAGTCAGGTGAATTTGAAAAACGAGACACCATTCCTACAGAAGGCAGAAGTACAGATGAGGCTCAAACAGGGAAAGCCTCATCTGTAACTATACCTGAACTGGATGACAATAAAACAGAAGAAGGCGATATTCTTGCAGAATGCATTAATTCTGCTATGCCCAAAGGGAAAAGTCACAAGCCTTTCCGTGTGAAAAAGATAATGGACCAGGTCCAACAAGCATCCATGTCTTCATCTGGAACTAACAAAAATCAATTAGATGGTAAGAAGAAGAAACCTACTTCACCAGTAAAACCTATACCACAAAATACTGAATACAGGACACGTGTAAGGAAAAATACAGactcaaaaaataatttaaatgctgaaagaaatttcTCAGACAACAAAGattcaaagaaacagaacttgaaaaataattccaaGGACTTCAATGATAAGGTCCCAAATAATGAAGATCGAGTCAGAGGAAGTTTTACTTTTGATTCACCTCATCATTACACACCTATTGAAGgcactccatactgtttttcacgaAATGATTCTTTGAGTTCTCTagattttgatgatgatgatgtcgACCTTTCCAGGGAAAAGGCTGAAttaagaaaggggaaggaaagtaAGGAATCAGAAGCTAAAATTACCAGCCACACAGAACTAACCTCAAACCAACAATCAGCTAATAAGACACAAGCTGTTCCAAAACATCCAATAAATCGAGGTCAGCCTAAGCCCGTGCTGCAGAAGCAATCCACTTTTCCCCAGCCCTCCAAAGATATACCAGACAGAGGGGCAGCAACAGACGAGAAATTACAGAATTTTGCTATTGAAAATACTCCGGTTTGCTTTTCCCGAAATTCCTCTCTAAGTTCTCTTAGTGACATTGATcaagaaaacaacaacagcaaggAAAATGAACCTATCAAAGAGACAGAGCCCCCTGACTCACAGGGAGAACCAAGTAAACCTCAGGCGTCAGGTTATGCTCCTAAATCATTTCACGTTGAAGATACCCCTGTTTGTTTCTCAAGAAACAGTTCTCTCAGTTCTCTCAGTATTGATTCTGAAGATGACCTGTTGCAGGAATGTATAAGTTCTGcaatgccaaaaaagaaaaagccttcaAGACTCAAGGCTGATAATGAAAAGCATAGTCCCAGAAATACGGGTGGCATATTAGCAGAAGATTTGACACTCGATTTGAAAGATATACAGAGACCAGATTCAGAACATGGTTTATCCCCTGATTCAGAAAATTTCGATTGGAAAGCTATTCAGGAAGGTGCAAATTCCATAGTAAGTAGTTTACATCAAGCTGCTGCTGCCGCATGTTTATCTAGACAAGCTTCGTCTGATTCAGATTCCATCCTTTCCCTGAAATCAGGAATCTCTCTGGGATCACCATTTCATCTTACACCTGATCAAGAGGAAAAACCCTTTGCAAGTAATAAAGGCCCACGAATTCTAAAACCTGGGGAGAAAAGTACATTGGAAGCTAAGAAGTTAGAAtctgaaaataaaggaataaaaggagggaaaaaagtttataaaagttTGATTACTGGAAAACTTCGATCTAATTCGGAAGTTTCAAGCCAAATGAAACAAGCCCTTCAAACAAACATGCCTTCAATCTCTCGAGGTAGGACAATGATTCATATTCCAGGAGTTCGGAATAGCTCTTCAAGTACAAGTCCGGTTTCTAAAAAAGGCCCACCCCTTAAGACTCCAGCCTCCAAAAGCCCTAGTGAAGGTCAGGCAGCTACCACTTCCCCCAGAGGAGCCAAGCCATCAGTGAAGTCAGAATTAAGCCCTGTTACGAGGCAGGCATCCCAGACACCTGGGTCAAATAAAGGGCCTTCTAGATCAGGATCTAGAGATTCCACTCCTTCAAGACCTGCCCAGCAGCCATTAAGTAGACCTATGCAGTCTCCAGGGCGAAACTCAATTTCTCCCGGTAGAAATGGAATAAGTCCTCCCAACAAATTATCTCAACTGCCAAGGACGTCATCCCCTAGTACTGCTTCAACTAAGTCCTCGGGTTCTGGGAAAATGTCTTACACATCTCCTGGCAGACAGATGAGCCAACAGAACCTCACCAAACAAACGGGTTTATCCAAGAATGTCAGTAGTATCCCAAGAAGTGAATCTGCCTCCAAAGGACTAAGTCAAATGAGTACTAGCAATGGATCCAATAAAAAGGTAGAACTTTCTAGAATGTCTTCAACTAAATCAAGTGGAAGTGAATCTGATAGGTCAGAGAGACCCGTATTAGTACGCCAGTCAACTTTCATCAAAGAAGCTCCAAGCCCAACCCTAAGGAGAAAATTGGAGGAATCCGCTTCATTTGaatctctttctccatcttctagACCAGATTCTCCCAGTAGGTCCCAGGCACAGACTCCAATTTTAAGTCCTTCCCTTCCTGATATGTCGCTGTCTACACATTCATCTGTTCAGGCTGGTGGATGGCGAAAACTCCCACCTAATCTCAGTCCCACCATAGAGTATAATGATGGAAGACCAGTAAAGCGCCATGATATAGCACGCTCTCATTCTGAAAGTCCTTCCAGACTTCCCATCAATAGGTCAGGAACCTGGAAACGTGAGCACAGCAAACACTCATCATCCCTTCCTCGAGTAAGCACTTGGAGGAGAACTGGGAGTTCATCCTCAATTCTTTCTGCTTCATCAGAATCTAGTGAAAAAGCAAAAAGTGAGGATGAAAAACATGTGAACTCTACTTCAGGAACCAAACAAACTAAAGAAAACCAAGTAGCCACAAAAGgaacatggagaaaaatgaaagaaagtgaaatttcTCCCACCAGTAGTACTTCTCAGACCACTTCCTCAGGTGCTGCAAATGGTGCTGAATCAAAGACTCTGATTTATCAAATGGCACCTGCTGTTTCTAAAACAGAGGATGTTTGGGTGAGAATTGAGGACTGCCCCATTAACAACCCTAGATCTGGAAGATCTCCGACAGGAAATACTCCCCCAGTGATTGACACTGTTTCAGAAAAGGGAAACCCAAACACTAAAGATTCAAAAGATAATCAGGGGAAACAAAATGTCAGCAATGGTAGTGCTCCTGTACGCACCATGGGTTTGGAAAACCGCCTGAACTCCTTTATTCAGGTAGACGCCCCAGACCAAAAAGGAACTGAGGGAAAACCGGGACAAAGTCATCCTGTCCCTGCATCAGAGACTAATGAAAGTTCTGTAGCTGAACGTACCCCATTTAGTTCTAGCAGCTCAAGCAAGCACAGTTCACCGAGTGGGACTGTTGCTGCCAGAGTGAGTCCTTTTAATTACAACCCAAGCCCAAGGAAAAGCAGCGCAGATAGCACTTCAGCCCGACCATCTCAGATCCCAACGCCAGTGAATAACAACACAAAGAAACGAGATTCAAAAAGTGACAATACAGAATCCAGTGGAACTCAAAGTCCTAAACGCCATTCTGGGTCTTACCTTGTGACATCTGTTTAA